Part of the Triticum aestivum cultivar Chinese Spring chromosome 4D, IWGSC CS RefSeq v2.1, whole genome shotgun sequence genome is shown below.
TTTCCTCAATGGCAGAATCCTACGCTCTATAAATAGAACACATCAAAAAGAAGTTTGATATTTTTATCATAAAAAAGCTACATAGTACTtcttttagattattatttttaggGAAAACACCTGAGCTTTATTAAGGAGGTCAGGTAGCAGATACAAATCCCGGGGGCTCCAGTAGCAAAACATGGCGGCCTAGACATAAAACTAGAGATATTCTAGCAGTTTATGGCCATTTACATTGTACACCCTTGTTTCATGTTTAAAGGAAACATCTCGTAGAACCTCCAGCTTGCGCGCGACTCCAGGGTGTGCAAGGAAACATCTCGTAGAACCTACATTGTACACCGTTGGTTAAGATCATGggttcctctcctctgcttccttcaTACCGTAGATACTTCTGACAACCCCCATAGAATCAGAGGCTATAACAGCCTTGTACAGATTTAGGTCCTGCATCAAGCACAGCCCTTCGAAGCACGCCATTGCCTCAACACGAACTGGATCGTAAACAGTCTCCATAACCAATGCCGAAGCCCCCAGGTAGGTACCATACCATTATCAGCACGAAAAATAGCTGCAGCCGAGCACCTGTTGATCTCATATGACAATGTAGCATCAACATTACCTTTCGCAGCACCCTTTGGAGGACGGATCCAACGCTGCCTCTCCTGCTGACCTCTCTGTTCTGCTGAATCGATCAAGCCCAGCTCATGCAAAAATTGCATGTTTCAAAGGGCTTTGATAAACATCTTCATGTATGATATCTCGTCTTGCCTTCCAGATTGCCCACGGGGTAGTAATCATCTTCACATAATCTGTACTGGATAGGAAATCATCCATCTTGAACACCGAGCTTCTAGCATTTGGCTCACCGCAGCTCCTCGGTTTATCATAGAGTTCTTCATCGACTAATACCCTAACACATCAATCCATTCTGCACTCTCGTAATGAATGTCTCCACAAATCCTCGCTCCAGCCACAAATGCTGCAAAACACTAGTCGGTGCCATGTTCCTGTGGTGAGCAACATCTGCAGTGGGTAAGCTTTGGCGCGCAAGCCTCCAAGCAAAAACTTTTAATGTAGCCGGTATTGAATGCTTCTACATTCTTGTCCATGATCTTTCATTATTATTTTTCAACTCAGGCCCACATGCTCGCCCATCTAgtatttttttttgagaattctagtactccctccgtaaactaatataagagcatttagatcactattttagtaatctaaacacttttatattagtttacagagggagtacttctttTAGAGATTATTACAATCCGCAGTACTAGTACTGGGCTGGAAAAATGTAAGAACAAGTAACAAGCTATGAAGTGCTTTTTTTTAACAAGCTATGAAGTGCTTGGTTGCCCTCACCACCCACCACCATTCCTTATTGTGGGCCTTCATAGCTGCCTGGTCAATTGGTACTTGGGCCACGAATGAGTTCACCAGTGAAATGTCAGTTGCGAAAAACAAAATCGGTAAGTGGGTTGGCCTGTGTGGCTTGTGTCCACCTGTTAACATTATACATGAATGACACCCCTCATTTCTCTAAAGAAAAAAGAAATATGTTGTCTTGATTCTATTCTCACTCTGATTTTGTTTTGTTTATTCATGAGTGGAAGTTTTGGCTAAGATAAATGTCGAATGTGGTTCGCTTGGAAAATGGATAAAGTGGGACGCGGTAATTGCTAGGTGCGTGCAAACTTTCGTGAGCAAATGTCATGCACCCAAAGCCTGGGCTGCCGGCGATATTCAGCAATCAGCACGCCAAGGCCATGGGCTGGATCAACTGCTAGTGAAAACACTCTGCCACACCAAGCATAATATCATCTCGCGTGGTTACCTTACCTGCGCCTAATCCGCCACAGCTTAGCGACACGATGAGCATCTGACAGGGCCGCCATGATCTGCAGATTCAGAGATTCTGACTGTGTGACCGCCCAAACGCTAGCCAGCGAGACAGAGTTGCTCGCTTCCatcgcacgcacacacgcacgtacaagGCCTCAGACCTGGCGAATCTTTGCGTCTGCGTGCAGGCGAAACGCTTGCTCGTCTCTGCTGTTGTTTTGATCTGATTCAGTCATACAGTTACGCTTGCTGCGTTGCTCATCTGTTCCGCGTGGAGGCGAGCGAAACCACCACTAGCAAGCGACCGCGCTCCCGAGGACACTATTGGTAAACACAGTGCTGAAGCCAAGCTTTCGCAGCGGGGGGAGCAGGTGGCACCCTGCAACGACGTCGATGGGGACGACACTCTTTGCGTTTCTGACGACGAAAAACTGCACACAGAAACGGAGCCGTGCTCCAATCATCTCTATATATATTTTAGAGAGAAACTGGAGAAGCACAAAGATCTCACAAGAGGAGAACAGATGTTCCTGCTTCTCAacagcattttatttatttatttataataaTGGAAGAAATCTACCAGCATCCTCCTATATGATGCAAACAGCCCAGCAACACATCTTTCAGTAAGCTAGTTCCAGATAAGAATCCGGTGAAATTCGGGCAGCCAGATCCGTGCGTGAGAGAGACAGCCGACAGCTGAGCTGAGCTTATTAGCAGTGCTCCCATCAAATCAAGTCATGGAATTACTATTAGTTGAAGACATGTAGGAACCGTAAAAGAATGAATTCGAGGATGCCCGGGGCCGGATCACCTTTTATTGGGACTCATGTGCTGCCACCATCCCTGGCCGGCTCCatgggctttaaaaaatgttcagggaCATGGCTCGGTCTCCATCACTGACAGGAGTTAGTACGCCGGCCCCCGGAAATTTTCACACGGGAGAAACAGCTCCAAGAAAATCACCCATCCCCAGCCAGCTCGCCCAGCTCGGCTCAGCTCAGAGACACTGTAGGAAAGGGACGAGGTTCATGTCAAATTCCCAGGCCTACCCCCCTCTCCCGAGGAAAGAGACGAGGTTTTGACGGAATGACCAAAAGGCGGAGCGATAGAGAGGAAAGCCACCATGTCTGCCCCCTCTCGCCCGGCCTGCAGCCTCATCGTGCGTGCCTGAATGAATGGCGCAGAGCGCTGCCAATATAATTCAGAGATGATTGAGCTACAGCCATGCACATAGATAGGCCTGCGTGTGAGCTGAGCCTATACATAGCTAAGTATTGCGTGCAAACAAATGGCGGGTAGCCTCCGATAATTCATAAACAAACATGTNNNNNNNNNNNNNNNNNNNNNNNNNNNNNNNNNNNNNNNNNNNNNNNNNNNNNNNNNNNNNNNNNNNNNNNNNNNNNNNNNNNNNNNNNNNNNNNNNNNNNNNNNNNNNNNNNNNNNNNNNNNNNNNNNNNNNNNNNNNNNNNNNNNNNNNNNNNNNNNNNNNNNNNNNNNNNNNNNNNNNNNNNNNNNNNNNNNNNNNNNNNNNTCCAAAGTAGAGTATTcagggcctcctcctcccctctcctctctaGGGAACTTATGCTGATTTGACGCgagcaaagcagcagcagcagcggcagctgGGAGTAGCATAAATTAGTGCCACTGCCGGGGGGAAGCCTACCGTGCCATAGGCCACTGTTGCTGTGGCATTTGTATACTAGGCGCGCGCAGGCTTTTCCCTTTGTTTCTTGCTCCTGTGAAGGAAAGACTCTGAAGAAAAGAGAGAGGGCTCGTGCTGCAACTGCAATGCGATGCACAGCACGCGCACTGCACCTGTAGCTCTACACACGTAGGAGGAGGAAATCCCTGCTACTGTTCAAGCCTGATCTTTTGGGGGCTTGCCCGGGCGCCTATCCATGGTTTTCTGTACGCGCTCATACTATATGCGGCTCTGCGAGGCACATGCCCTGCCATGGAGTGCGCTTGTGCTGGGAAGATGGAGTGAGGATAAGAAATTGTTCTGAAGTTCTTCATGGGGGAGATTGTTTCTTTCGGTGTGGTGTGGTGCGTGCACCGGCCACAAGATCCAGGAATCCCAGGAACAATTACAGGCTCCATCCAGACATGGAAAACGCTGGTGGGAATTAGTAAAAGTTTGGAGACATCCAGCGTTAAAAATAAAGGAGAAAAGGAATCGACGCCTGAGAGATTCGAACTCTCGCGGGGAAACCCCATGTACTTAGCAGGCACACGCCTTAACCACTCGGCCAAAGCGTCTTTTGTATTTACACGGGCATACTGAGCCTTTTCTACGAAAGGAAGCATGCTCGAAACAGAGCAAAATGATGAGGAAGATGTCGTCCAGGAGAAAATATCACGGCATAGATTGACGAAAATTAATTGGAAAATCACTCCTCAAAACCGGAAGTTGGCTTGGCCTTGGCGACTCGAGAAGGAGaagaaccagagagagagagagcgcgtgAACGAACAATCTCGATCCATCTCTCCACCTCTTCGGACCCGACAAGACACGACCGGCTAGCTAATTACAACATCACACTGGTTAAAATCTCCAAGAACTGAACAATGTTATTACATACATCGAGGAGGAAGCCTCCATGTTTGGTTTCTTCCCATGATTCCATGGATCTCTCTGCGCTCtgctccctcttcttcttctctagctAGATCCCTCTGGTTGCCGTGCGTGTGCTCGACCTCCTGGCCTTGTGCGCGCCGCCGTAGCCTTGAAGAGCTAGCTCCCGCGAGTGAGCTGAAGCAGCCGTAATGGCGGACCGAGTCGGGAGCAGCATCAAGGGCATACATATATGTGCAGACGGAGCTGTGGGCGGACGGTCATGGGCTCATGGCATGAAGAGCCTGTCGCCGCACTTGCAGCGCCAGGCCTCCGGGTAGTACTCGAGCGGGAAGCTGACGCCGGGCTGGATGGCCACGTGCACCGGCCGGCACGGGTGGCACCGCCCGCACCGGCTCCGgcacgtcggcggcgacgagccCGGGCCCACCAGCTCcctccgccgcgcctcctccgCAGGCTCCACCCACGAGTACTGCTCAAGGGCTGCtttaccgccgccgccgccgctccaccggCTCGTCGCGGCGCACCCACCTGCAGGAGACACA
Proteins encoded:
- the LOC123100262 gene encoding EPIDERMAL PATTERNING FACTOR-like protein 4; amino-acid sequence: MGWASRRGLAAALLLHLLFLAAALGGCAATSRWSGGGGGKAALEQYSWVEPAEEARRRELVGPGSSPPTCRSRCGRCHPCRPVHVAIQPGVSFPLEYYPEAWRCKCGDRLFMP